The Dendropsophus ebraccatus isolate aDenEbr1 chromosome 10, aDenEbr1.pat, whole genome shotgun sequence genome has a segment encoding these proteins:
- the LOC138802768 gene encoding protein Wnt-11b: protein MALFHFWNLLLICCVGPCGAIHWLGLTVNGSRVAWNESEHCRLLEGLVPDQTQLCKRNLELMQSVVNAAKQAKLTCQLAFSDMRWNCSSIELAPHFTPDLLKGTRESAFVYALASAAISHTIARACASGELPTCSCGATPAEVPGPNFRWGGCGDNLRYGLQMGSAFVDAPMKSSKFGTQATKLMNLHNNAVGRQVLMDSVETKCKCHGVSGSCSVKTCWKGLQDLPHIADELKSKYLAATKVIHRQMGTRKHLVHKELDIRPVRESELVYLNSSPDYCTKNPKLGSYGTQDRLCNKTSVGSDSCNLMCCGRGYNVYTETIVERCQCKYYWCCYVMCKKCERTVERYVCK from the exons ATGGCTTTATTTCATTTCTGGAACTTATTGCTTATTTGCTGTGTCGGACCTTGTGGCGCCATCCACTGGCT GGGTCTTACAGTAAATGGCAGTCGAGTAGCCTGGAATGAGAGCGAGCACTGCAGACTACTCGAAGGATTGGTTCCTGACCAGACCCAGCTCTGCAAGAGAAACCTGGAACTAATGCAGAGTGTGGTTAATGCAGCAAAACAGGCCAAACTAACCTGCCAGCTGGCGTTCTCTGACATGCGATGGAATTGCTCATCGATTGAACTTGCTCCGCACTTCACCCCAGACTTGCTGAAAG GAACGAGAGAGTCTGCCTTTGTGTATGCCTTGGCATCTGCAGCTATAAGTCACACCATTGCCCGAGCCTGTGCCTCAGGGGAGTTACCCACATGCTCCTGTGGTGCAACCCCAGCTGAGGTTCCTGGACCTAATTTTCGTTGGGGAGGATGTGGTGACAACCTGCGTTATGGCCTTCAAATGGGATCAGCATTTGTGGACGCTCCAATGAAATCTAGCAAGTTTGGAACGCAAGCTACTAAGCTGATGAACTTGCACAACAATGCTGTTGGTAGACAG GTGCTAATGGATTCAGTGGAGACAAAGTGCAAATGCCATGGAGTGTCTGGTTCATGTTCAGTGAAGACTTGCTGGAAGGGTCTCCAGGATCTGCCACACATAGCTGATGAGCTGAAGTCCAAGTACTTGGCTGCAACCAAAGTCATTCATAGACAAATGGGAACGCGTAAACATTTGGTTCATAAGGAGCTGGACATCAGGCCAGTTAGAGAGTCTGAGTTGGTTTACTTGAATAGCTCACCTGACTACTGCACCAAGAATCCCAAGCTGGGCTCGTATGGAACACAAGATCG ACTTTGCAACAAGACCTCAGTGGGCAGTGACAGCTGTAACCTGATGTGTTGTGGCCGCGGGTACAATGTTTATACAGAAACAATTGTGGAGCGTTGCCAGTGCAAATACTACTGGTGCTGTTATGTCATGTGTAAGAAATGTGAGCGGACTGTAGAAAGATATGTCTGCAAGTGA
- the IGBP1 gene encoding immunoglobulin-binding protein 1: protein MAEETEPELPKLSELLDKGWQILEEIEDSSQPAGVREVQDKVKRGLGMLEEATRMVSQLQLFSSNEDLDEISSTDIRYLLLPALLGALTLKQVDLSHRLQHLEAARLYFLDFLKRCHDYKVSKFNLPGQEEAVQGEDEPVRNTRAGIPPSLTAMAIQRQAKIERYKQRKELENKLSSLKESVKSGTADEEQVREYYLLHLRHWVCIALEEVESIDQELPMVKARAMMKGADVTQPPRPTRPPMKPFILTRDALQAKVFGAGYPSLPTMTVDDWYEQHRSKGVLPDQGVSSRPTDEEQEAADRERKEEQDDPDSLQKARNWDDWKDTHPRGYGNRKNMG, encoded by the exons ATGGCGGAGGAAACTGAACCTGAGCTCCCAAAATTATCGGAGCTATTGGATAAAGGATGGCAGATCCTGGAGGAAATAGAAGACAGCAGCCAGCCGGCCGGGGTGAGGGAGGTGCAGGACAAGGTGAAGCGAGGGCTCGGCATGCTGGAGGAGGCCACCCGGATGGTCAGCCAGCTGCAGCTCTTCAG CTCCAATGAAGACCTGGACGAGATTTCCTCTACAGATATTCGGTATCTTCTGCTGCCTGCTCTCCTTGGGGCCCTGACTCTGAAGCAGGTGGATCTCAGTCACAGACTGCAGCACCTTGAGGCGGCCCGCTTATATTTTCTAGACTTCCTCAAGAGGTGCCATGACTACAAAGTTTCCAAATTCAACCTTCCTGGACAGGAGGAAGCAGTGCAGGGAGAAGATGAACCCGTACGAAATACTCGTGCTGGAATCCCACCCAGTCTGACCGCCATGGCGATACAGAGGCAGGCCAAGATTGAAAG GTATAAGCAAAGGAAAGAGCTTGAGAACAAACTGTCTAGCCTGAAGGAATCAGTGAAAAGTGGCACAGCAGATGAAGAGCAAGTAAGAGAATATTACCTACTACATCTTCGGCACTGGGTGTGCATTGCCTTGGAGGAGGTGGAGAGTATTGACCAAGAGCTGCCAATGGTAAAAGCAAGGGCAATGATGAAG GGAGCCGATGTCACCCAGCCTCCACGCCCAACAAGACCACCTATGAAGCCATTTATTCTGACCCGAGATGCCCTCCAGGCAAA GGTCTTTGGGGCAGGATATCCTAGTCTTCCCACTATGACTGTAGATGACTGGTATGAGCAACATCGCAGTAAAGGAGTCCTCCCAGACCAGGGTGTGTCCAGCAGACCTACAG atgaggagcaggaggcagctgATCGGGAGCGTAAAGAAGAGCAAGATGATCCAGATTCCTTACAAAAGGCTCGGAACTGGGATGACTGGAAAGATACCCATCCTCGGGGATATGGCAACCGCAAGAATATGGGTTAA